From the Francisella frigiditurris genome, one window contains:
- the ribD gene encoding bifunctional diaminohydroxyphosphoribosylaminopyrimidine deaminase/5-amino-6-(5-phosphoribosylamino)uracil reductase RibD: protein MKNIDHYYMQQALILANRGRLTVSPNPMVGCIIVKNGQIVGEGWHQKAGQPHAEIYAIKMAGEKVHGATVYVTLEPCCHTGRTGPCTDALIAAKVKRIVIATFDPNPKVAGKGIAKLQEAGLKVEVGILEKQAKQLNKIFFHYQQTRKPYVFAKWAMSLDGKISVNNSDSKQISSEASREYTHQTRNICDAIVIGKNTLLRDNPKLDVRVGVSEIVNPIRFVVFSKLTKIDSNWHILDQKIAKTIFVCTDISSEAEEKLNSLNIDFWLLPAAGDGRKVFLEKFLEKAGSVRISSVLIEGGKGLLNDFINQKLVDEFMVYISPVLIADFENKQKLIFNSVGRLDKDILVSAKVKGDN from the coding sequence ATGAAAAATATTGATCATTATTACATGCAACAAGCTTTAATCCTAGCTAATAGAGGTAGGCTGACAGTATCGCCTAATCCTATGGTTGGTTGTATTATTGTTAAAAATGGTCAAATAGTTGGTGAAGGCTGGCATCAAAAAGCAGGGCAGCCGCATGCTGAGATTTACGCTATCAAGATGGCAGGAGAAAAAGTCCATGGTGCAACAGTTTATGTAACATTAGAGCCGTGTTGCCATACTGGTAGAACTGGTCCATGTACTGATGCTTTAATTGCTGCAAAAGTTAAAAGAATAGTTATAGCAACTTTTGACCCCAATCCTAAAGTTGCAGGAAAGGGTATTGCTAAACTTCAAGAGGCTGGATTAAAAGTAGAAGTAGGTATCCTTGAGAAACAGGCAAAACAGTTAAATAAAATATTCTTTCACTATCAGCAAACTAGAAAACCATATGTTTTTGCTAAATGGGCTATGTCTTTAGATGGTAAGATATCTGTTAATAATAGTGACAGTAAGCAGATAAGTTCAGAAGCGTCTAGAGAATATACTCATCAGACTCGTAATATCTGTGATGCCATAGTAATAGGTAAGAATACTTTATTAAGAGATAACCCTAAGCTTGATGTAAGAGTTGGAGTTTCAGAAATTGTAAACCCTATAAGATTTGTAGTTTTCTCCAAATTAACAAAAATAGACTCTAATTGGCATATATTAGATCAAAAAATAGCTAAGACTATATTCGTATGTACTGATATTTCTAGTGAAGCAGAGGAAAAGCTAAATTCTTTAAATATTGATTTCTGGCTATTGCCAGCAGCCGGGGATGGTAGGAAAGTATTTTTAGAAAAATTTTTGGAAAAAGCTGGATCTGTACGAATCTCAAGTGTTTTGATAGAAGGCGGCAAAGGACTTCTAAATGATTTTATAAACCAAAAATTAGTTGATGAATTTATGGTATACATATCACCGGTTTTGATAGCAGATTTTGAAAATAAGCAAAAGTTGATTTTTAATTCTGTTGGTAGGCTTGATAAAGATATTTTAGTAAGTGCTAAAGTGAAGGGAGATAATTAA
- the mnmA gene encoding tRNA 2-thiouridine(34) synthase MnmA, whose product MVTKKVIVGISGGVDSSVSALLLKQQGYDVTGVFMKNWEEDDTDEFCSASEDIKDAEAVCNSIGIPFKKINFAAEYWDNVFEHFLTEYKAGRTPNPDILCNKEIKFKAFLSYVKLLGGDYIATGHYARCQKAEDGTYQLVKGLDDNKDQTYFLYTLGQEQLSQTLFPIGEICKDKVREIAKENNLVTFDKKDSTGICFIGERKFKEFLSKYLPAQPGEIHDENGIKIGSHDGLMYYTIGQRQGLGIGGVKNRPEIPWFAASKDLKNNILIAVQGHNHPLLFKQNLHAINLNWVAGHPPAKSFECSAKIRYRQKDQKCSVILNDDNSVNVQFNEPQRAITPGQSIVFYDKDICLGGGIITD is encoded by the coding sequence ATTGTGACAAAAAAAGTAATAGTAGGAATTTCTGGAGGCGTAGATTCTTCCGTTTCAGCACTTTTATTAAAACAGCAAGGTTACGATGTAACTGGTGTTTTCATGAAGAACTGGGAAGAAGATGATACAGATGAATTCTGTTCTGCATCAGAAGATATAAAAGATGCTGAAGCTGTTTGTAATTCTATTGGCATTCCTTTTAAGAAAATAAATTTTGCTGCAGAATACTGGGATAATGTATTTGAGCATTTCCTAACTGAATACAAAGCTGGTAGAACTCCAAATCCAGATATCTTATGCAATAAAGAAATTAAATTTAAAGCATTTTTAAGTTACGTGAAACTACTTGGTGGAGACTATATTGCTACTGGACATTACGCAAGATGTCAAAAAGCAGAAGATGGAACTTATCAATTAGTAAAAGGGCTTGATGATAATAAGGATCAAACCTACTTTTTATACACTCTAGGACAAGAGCAACTTTCTCAAACATTATTTCCTATTGGCGAGATATGTAAGGATAAAGTTAGAGAAATTGCTAAAGAGAATAACCTAGTTACTTTCGACAAAAAAGATAGTACTGGCATCTGTTTTATAGGTGAGAGAAAGTTTAAAGAATTCTTGTCTAAATACCTTCCTGCGCAACCTGGTGAAATACATGATGAAAACGGTATCAAAATAGGCTCGCATGATGGGCTTATGTACTACACCATAGGTCAAAGACAAGGTTTAGGTATTGGTGGAGTCAAGAATCGTCCAGAGATACCTTGGTTTGCAGCAAGTAAAGATTTAAAAAACAATATTCTTATAGCTGTTCAAGGACATAATCATCCTTTACTATTTAAACAAAATTTACATGCTATTAACTTAAACTGGGTAGCTGGTCATCCTCCAGCAAAAAGCTTCGAATGTTCTGCAAAAATTAGATATAGACAAAAAGATCAAAAATGTTCTGTTATATTAAATGATGATAATTCTGTAAACGTTCAATTTAATGAACCTCAAAGGGCTATTACACCAGGTCAATCTATAGTATTTTATGATAAAGATATTTGCTTAGGTGGTGGAATAATAACTGACTAA
- the ribH gene encoding 6,7-dimethyl-8-ribityllumazine synthase, giving the protein MNKLAIVVSEFNSLITDKMLEGALEEAKAQGLADSQIEVRKVPGAVELPFVANLLAKTGKYDAVVLLGCVIRGETDHYDYVCDQVSYGTQEVMLKYDLPVIFGILTTHNKEQALERVGGKKGHKGKYCVQAAITMAKIKEEIIKK; this is encoded by the coding sequence ATGAATAAATTAGCAATAGTAGTAAGTGAGTTTAATTCTTTAATTACAGATAAAATGTTAGAAGGTGCTTTAGAAGAAGCAAAGGCTCAGGGCTTAGCAGATAGCCAAATTGAAGTTAGAAAAGTTCCTGGTGCAGTAGAGTTACCTTTTGTTGCAAACCTTTTAGCAAAAACAGGTAAATATGATGCGGTTGTACTACTTGGTTGTGTAATTCGTGGTGAAACAGACCATTATGATTATGTCTGTGATCAAGTTAGTTATGGTACTCAAGAGGTTATGCTCAAGTATGATCTGCCAGTTATATTTGGTATTTTAACAACTCATAATAAAGAGCAAGCTTTAGAAAGAGTGGGAGGTAAAAAAGGACATAAGGGTAAATACTGTGTACAAGCAGCTATTACAATGGCTAAAATAAAAGAAGAGATAATAAAAAAATAG
- a CDS encoding riboflavin synthase: MFSGIVQGLGAVKKINIKNKVKTFYIAFENCHKCSIGDSVSINGTCLTVTDFNADHSMASFDAVPETLIKTNLDSLEIGSLVNTETAIRYGDLVGGHMMQGHVDEKGIIRNIQDVGGAWIVEISASKDFINYLIPKGFVSIDGMSITVVEVLEDSFTVTLIPHTVEVTIAKNYKKDSAVNLEADATGKYIYKYVKGLKNV; encoded by the coding sequence ATGTTTAGTGGTATTGTTCAGGGATTAGGAGCAGTAAAAAAAATAAATATTAAGAATAAGGTTAAGACTTTTTATATAGCTTTTGAAAACTGTCATAAGTGTAGTATTGGTGATAGTGTGTCTATAAATGGTACATGTCTTACAGTAACTGACTTTAATGCAGATCATTCAATGGCAAGCTTTGATGCTGTGCCAGAAACGTTAATAAAAACAAATTTAGATAGTTTAGAGATTGGTAGTTTAGTAAATACAGAAACAGCTATTAGATACGGAGACCTTGTTGGTGGGCATATGATGCAAGGCCATGTTGATGAAAAAGGTATTATAAGAAATATACAAGATGTTGGCGGTGCATGGATAGTTGAGATATCTGCTTCCAAAGACTTTATAAACTATCTTATACCTAAAGGCTTTGTAAGTATTGATGGTATGAGTATTACAGTTGTAGAGGTATTGGAAGATAGCTTTACTGTGACCTTAATTCCTCATACTGTTGAGGTAACCATAGCAAAAAACTATAAGAAAGATTCAGCTGTGAATTTGGAAGCAGATGCGACAGGTAAATATATTTATAAATATGTTAAAGGATTAAAAAATGTTTAA
- a CDS encoding outer membrane protein assembly factor BamE, which translates to MKRKLFILCLLTGFSSLTLSSCSWVPAYTAPVPQGKDIDNDKMLEIKPNMTKDEVKYLLGSPDIVDSFNPNQFIYVNTYKERMQYSEFNELKLVLTFNNEDRLVGISGNYAPPTKEPVF; encoded by the coding sequence ATGAAAAGAAAGCTCTTCATTTTATGCCTTTTAACAGGATTTTCATCACTGACATTAAGTAGTTGCTCATGGGTTCCTGCTTATACAGCACCTGTTCCTCAAGGCAAAGACATAGACAATGATAAAATGCTAGAAATTAAGCCAAATATGACTAAGGATGAAGTCAAATATTTACTTGGATCACCAGATATTGTTGATAGCTTCAACCCAAATCAATTTATATATGTTAATACATATAAAGAACGCATGCAGTATTCTGAATTTAATGAATTAAAGCTTGTTCTAACTTTCAATAATGAAGATAGACTAGTTGGAATTTCAGGAAACTATGCTCCTCCTACGAAAGAGCCAGTATTCTAA
- the def gene encoding peptide deformylase, with protein sequence MALEILEYPHPFLKEVAEPVSKEEINDSLREIFNEMAGLMDDARGVGLAAIQVGIKKRFFIMLDNIETDSPNIVVAINPEIIEKEGTIIDEEGCLSFPGVSAKVKRATKVKMKALNEFGEEYIMEQEGYLARCIQHEIDHLNGITYFDHLGPLKRQMIEKKYKKLMVTNSSL encoded by the coding sequence ATGGCTTTAGAAATTTTAGAGTATCCTCATCCTTTTTTGAAAGAGGTTGCAGAACCTGTATCAAAAGAAGAAATAAATGATTCATTGAGAGAAATTTTTAATGAAATGGCTGGATTGATGGATGATGCTAGAGGCGTTGGGTTAGCGGCTATTCAGGTTGGTATAAAGAAAAGATTTTTTATAATGCTTGATAATATAGAAACAGATTCTCCAAATATTGTTGTGGCTATAAATCCAGAAATTATAGAAAAAGAAGGAACAATAATTGATGAAGAAGGTTGTTTATCATTCCCTGGCGTTTCAGCAAAAGTTAAAAGAGCTACTAAAGTAAAGATGAAAGCTTTAAATGAGTTCGGTGAAGAATATATTATGGAACAAGAGGGCTATTTAGCTCGTTGCATTCAACATGAAATAGATCATTTAAATGGCATTACATATTTTGATCATCTAGGTCCTTTAAAGAGGCAAATGATAGAAAAAAAATATAAGAAACTAATGGTAACTAACTCTTCACTATAA
- the ribB gene encoding 3,4-dihydroxy-2-butanone-4-phosphate synthase, whose amino-acid sequence MFNQIKQNVETAIEALKVGKPVVVLDDYDRENEGDMIFPGQMATAENIAFMLEHTSGIVCLAMDSTHAKKLNLTPMVAADQNNSTFTTPFTVTIEAKEGVTTGVSAKDRAHTIQVASKIDAKAEELARPGHIFPLIANDKGVIGRNGHTEATVDLMRLSGFNSAGVLCELMNRDGTMMKGDQLIEFAKKYDLSLLTIEELYQYRLATEIFVEKEASSIIPLKDVGDLEMSVYKDKYTKEEVVVLSKEYKGNNPLVRMHSSCITGDLFGSLRCDCQSQLHHALKRISNEGGFLIYLEQEGRGIGLINKLKAYNLQMHENLDTIDANLALGLPIDSRKYDLAVQVLKFNNVDRCRLLSNNPKKKEALESAGITVELTESESFINKHNENYLKTKIDRMQHKIKGL is encoded by the coding sequence ATGTTTAATCAAATAAAACAAAATGTAGAAACAGCGATAGAAGCGTTAAAAGTAGGTAAGCCTGTAGTTGTGCTAGATGACTATGATAGAGAAAATGAAGGGGATATGATATTTCCTGGGCAAATGGCAACAGCTGAAAATATTGCTTTCATGTTGGAGCATACTAGCGGTATTGTTTGCTTAGCAATGGACTCTACTCATGCAAAGAAATTAAACTTAACTCCTATGGTTGCGGCAGATCAAAACAATAGTACTTTTACTACACCATTTACGGTTACTATAGAGGCTAAAGAAGGAGTTACAACGGGAGTTTCTGCTAAAGATAGAGCTCATACTATACAAGTAGCTTCGAAAATAGATGCTAAAGCAGAAGAGCTAGCAAGACCTGGTCATATTTTTCCTCTCATTGCTAATGATAAAGGGGTTATTGGACGTAATGGACATACTGAGGCAACTGTAGATTTAATGAGACTAAGTGGCTTTAATAGTGCTGGCGTTCTATGTGAGCTAATGAATAGAGATGGTACTATGATGAAGGGCGATCAACTAATAGAGTTTGCTAAAAAGTATGATCTATCACTATTAACTATAGAAGAGCTATATCAGTACAGATTAGCAACAGAGATTTTTGTTGAAAAAGAAGCTTCATCAATAATTCCTTTGAAAGATGTTGGTGATTTAGAGATGTCTGTTTATAAAGATAAATATACTAAAGAAGAAGTAGTGGTTTTATCTAAAGAGTATAAAGGAAATAATCCTTTAGTTAGAATGCATTCATCTTGTATCACAGGAGATTTATTTGGTTCTTTAAGATGTGATTGTCAGTCACAGCTTCACCATGCTTTAAAAAGAATAAGTAATGAGGGTGGTTTTTTAATATATCTTGAGCAAGAGGGAAGAGGTATTGGTTTAATCAATAAATTAAAAGCATATAACTTACAAATGCATGAGAACTTAGATACGATAGATGCAAATCTTGCATTGGGTCTTCCTATAGATTCTAGAAAGTATGATTTAGCTGTCCAAGTTTTAAAATTTAATAATGTGGACAGATGCCGTTTGCTTTCTAACAATCCCAAAAAGAAAGAAGCTTTAGAATCGGCTGGTATAACGGTAGAGCTTACAGAAAGTGAATCTTTTATTAATAAGCATAATGAAAATTATTTAAAAACTAAAATAGATAGAATGCAGCATAAAATTAAGGGTCTTTAA
- the rpsT gene encoding 30S ribosomal protein S20, whose translation MANSKQAKKRIVQAEKNRQHNVARRSMMRTFLKKTAYAIESGNLEVAKENFAKAVPLLDRYAAKGLIHKNKAARHKARLNAKIKALSAAA comes from the coding sequence TTGGCTAACTCAAAACAAGCAAAAAAAAGAATAGTTCAAGCTGAAAAAAACCGTCAGCATAATGTTGCTCGTCGTTCTATGATGAGAACTTTTTTAAAGAAAACAGCATATGCTATTGAGAGTGGAAACTTAGAAGTAGCAAAAGAGAACTTTGCAAAAGCAGTTCCTTTATTAGATAGATATGCAGCTAAAGGTCTTATTCATAAAAATAAAGCTGCTAGACATAAAGCTCGTCTAAATGCTAAGATCAAAGCTCTTTCTGCAGCAGCTTAA
- a CDS encoding oligopeptide:H+ symporter, giving the protein MLEIWERFGYQALISILVVYLQTGNIQLSESHAIATYATFAALVYAFIVIGGYIGDLVLGAKRTIVFGLILLLCGYLLLILQTQEATFWGLSFICIGTGLFKSNPTSLLSKCYEGYDYGMISNAFTLFYMSINIGSLLGIIFIPNLAKSFGYSASFIVIALALVLAITTFVGFYFTMKNLSTYAGSKKLNYKYLFWVIVGVVIMICITKYLLGYLIIAKLIVTVTFLICLLVYLYIAFLYKKEGFFYKMMLALILMGEAIVYKISYIQMASSINLFTIKNASHSVFGVSIAPETFQALNPLWIFILSPLLAFYYVRSNETKFSLTLYSKFSTGLFLIGFSYVLLYASKFAAVDGIVSAYWLIASYGFQSLGELLISAIGLSMFARLAPAKFNGFMIGVWWVFLAFASILGGLIAQLTAVDKSKVAVMTQQMSLINYTNFFLYIGLAIIIFSLVSFKLSPIKRKLMTL; this is encoded by the coding sequence ATGCTAGAAATATGGGAAAGATTTGGTTACCAAGCTTTAATCTCTATATTAGTAGTGTATCTTCAAACTGGCAACATTCAGTTAAGTGAAAGCCATGCAATAGCGACTTATGCAACGTTTGCTGCTTTAGTGTATGCATTTATTGTAATAGGCGGTTATATAGGTGATTTAGTACTTGGAGCCAAAAGGACTATAGTTTTTGGACTTATTCTACTTTTATGTGGTTACCTTTTATTAATATTACAAACTCAAGAAGCAACTTTTTGGGGATTATCATTTATTTGTATTGGTACAGGACTTTTTAAATCTAACCCAACAAGTTTGTTATCAAAGTGTTATGAAGGCTATGACTATGGCATGATTAGCAATGCTTTTACTCTATTTTATATGTCTATTAATATAGGTTCATTGCTTGGGATAATATTTATTCCAAACTTAGCTAAGAGCTTTGGCTATTCAGCAAGTTTTATTGTTATAGCATTGGCTCTTGTTCTTGCTATTACTACATTTGTGGGTTTTTATTTTACAATGAAGAATCTTTCCACTTATGCGGGCAGTAAAAAGTTAAATTATAAATATCTATTTTGGGTTATAGTGGGCGTGGTAATAATGATATGTATTACTAAGTATTTATTAGGCTATTTAATTATTGCTAAGTTAATAGTAACGGTAACATTCCTTATATGTTTGTTAGTTTATTTATATATAGCCTTTTTATATAAGAAAGAAGGCTTCTTCTATAAGATGATGTTGGCTTTGATATTAATGGGAGAGGCTATCGTTTATAAGATTTCATATATACAAATGGCTTCATCTATAAATCTATTTACGATTAAAAATGCTAGTCATTCTGTTTTTGGTGTTTCTATTGCTCCAGAGACATTTCAGGCACTTAACCCTTTATGGATATTTATATTAAGTCCATTATTGGCTTTTTACTATGTTCGCTCAAATGAAACTAAATTTAGCTTAACTTTATATAGTAAGTTTTCTACGGGATTATTTCTGATAGGATTTTCATATGTTTTATTGTATGCTTCAAAATTTGCAGCTGTAGACGGCATTGTATCAGCTTACTGGTTGATTGCAAGCTATGGCTTTCAATCTTTAGGAGAGCTTTTAATATCTGCAATAGGACTATCTATGTTTGCAAGATTGGCTCCTGCAAAATTTAATGGTTTTATGATAGGCGTATGGTGGGTTTTCTTAGCGTTTGCTTCAATACTTGGTGGATTAATAGCTCAATTAACAGCAGTAGATAAAAGTAAGGTTGCTGTAATGACACAACAAATGTCTTTGATAAATTATACAAACTTTTTTCTTTATATTGGTTTGGCAATTATTATTTTCTCACTTGTTTCATTTAAGCTTTCTCCTATAAAAAGAAAACTTATGACTCTGTAG
- a CDS encoding FTN_0109 family protein, which produces MRKMLRGLFILSLMLGLTSCGNLLTKDKFVYLGHGVNTPNYQLYYDKTRKMFMLVDKRHGCFEKDYSGTCIAFTLEEAEQFREQALAKMIDIDTKLSQDNYGNNRIGDLDKAGITTIRKSIDIGTIKATPIKQVVVDREKEYALVKDKYKLAADLVGTIVSSNGHREIKVFYVVSFPAIAESSNANTILEPFIVDPEYLYLHMTNSAVKQVKKLQTKIEKKNTVVKKEVTNYLGEIVDGKPANTNETESEKAAANP; this is translated from the coding sequence ATGAGAAAAATGCTCAGAGGTTTATTTATATTATCCTTAATGTTAGGGCTAACCTCTTGTGGAAATTTATTAACCAAAGATAAGTTTGTATATCTTGGTCATGGGGTTAATACTCCTAATTATCAATTGTATTATGACAAAACAAGAAAAATGTTTATGTTAGTTGATAAGAGACATGGATGTTTTGAGAAGGATTATTCAGGTACTTGTATTGCCTTTACACTAGAAGAGGCTGAGCAATTTAGAGAGCAAGCTTTAGCTAAGATGATAGATATAGATACTAAACTGTCTCAAGATAATTATGGTAATAATAGGATAGGTGATCTTGATAAAGCTGGTATTACAACTATCAGAAAATCTATAGATATAGGAACAATTAAAGCAACTCCTATTAAACAAGTTGTTGTAGATAGAGAGAAAGAATATGCTTTAGTTAAAGATAAATATAAGCTAGCTGCAGACTTGGTTGGTACAATAGTTTCAAGTAACGGACATAGAGAAATTAAAGTATTCTATGTTGTGAGTTTCCCAGCTATTGCTGAAAGTAGTAATGCTAACACTATTCTTGAGCCATTTATAGTTGATCCAGAATATTTATATTTACATATGACTAACTCAGCGGTTAAGCAAGTTAAAAAACTTCAGACAAAAATAGAGAAGAAAAATACTGTTGTGAAAAAAGAAGTTACTAACTATTTAGGAGAAATCGTAGATGGTAAGCCAGCAAATACTAATGAAACAGAGTCGGAGAAAGCTGCAGCTAACCCTTAA
- the lepA gene encoding translation elongation factor 4 produces MKNIRNFSIIAHIDHGKSTLSDRFIQVCNGLSEREMKEQVLDSMDIERERGITIKAQSVTLDYLAKNGETYQLNFIDTPGHVDFSYEVSRSLAACEGALLVVDAAQGVEAQTVANCYTAIEQNLEVIPILNKIDLPSADPDKVSEEIEEIIGIEATGATTCSAKTGLGVEDVLETIVAKVPPPQGDVNAKLQALIIDSWFDNYLGVVSLVRIKNGTLKAGDKIKVMSTGVSHQVDRLGVFTPKMKDLDHLKAGEVGFIVAGIKDIHGAPVGDTLTLTHNPTDKPVPGFKKVQPQVYAGMFTISSDDYPAFREALEKLSLNDASLFFEPETSQALGFGFRCGFLGMLHMEIIQERLEREYDLDLITSAPTVVYKAVKKDGEVIQVDNPSKLPDPGSIDEIQEPIVRANILVPKDQVGSVITLCIEKRGIQVDMNYVGSQVSITYDLPMIEVVSDFFDTLKSVTKGYGSLDYELHRYEPANMVRLDVLINGDKVDALASIVHKDQAKYKGRELVERLKELIPRQMFEVAIQAAIGGTVVARSTVKALRKNVLAKCYGGDVSRKRKLLEKQKAGKKRMKNIGSVEIPQEAFLSVLKK; encoded by the coding sequence ATGAAAAATATTAGAAACTTCTCAATTATTGCACATATTGACCATGGCAAATCTACACTTTCTGATAGGTTTATACAGGTATGTAATGGACTTTCAGAAAGAGAGATGAAAGAGCAAGTTCTTGACTCTATGGATATAGAAAGAGAAAGAGGGATTACAATAAAAGCTCAGTCAGTGACCTTGGATTACCTTGCAAAAAATGGTGAAACATACCAATTAAACTTTATTGACACTCCCGGGCATGTAGATTTCTCCTATGAAGTATCTAGATCTTTGGCTGCGTGTGAAGGAGCTCTGCTAGTAGTCGATGCCGCTCAAGGTGTAGAGGCTCAAACAGTTGCTAACTGTTATACAGCTATAGAACAAAATTTAGAAGTCATTCCTATATTAAATAAAATAGACCTCCCATCAGCAGATCCTGACAAAGTTTCTGAAGAAATAGAAGAAATAATAGGTATTGAAGCGACTGGTGCTACAACATGTAGTGCTAAAACAGGACTTGGTGTTGAGGATGTTTTAGAAACTATTGTTGCAAAAGTGCCCCCACCTCAAGGTGATGTAAATGCAAAATTACAGGCTCTTATTATCGACTCATGGTTCGATAACTACTTAGGAGTAGTATCATTAGTTAGAATTAAAAATGGTACATTAAAAGCTGGTGACAAGATAAAGGTCATGTCAACAGGTGTTTCTCATCAAGTTGATAGACTCGGTGTTTTCACCCCTAAAATGAAAGATTTAGATCATTTAAAGGCTGGTGAAGTTGGTTTTATAGTAGCTGGAATAAAAGATATTCATGGCGCGCCAGTTGGAGATACTTTGACTTTAACACATAACCCAACAGATAAACCTGTACCAGGATTTAAAAAAGTTCAACCTCAAGTATATGCTGGGATGTTTACTATAAGTTCAGATGACTATCCGGCTTTCCGTGAAGCTTTAGAGAAACTTAGCTTAAATGATGCTTCTTTATTTTTTGAACCAGAAACATCTCAAGCGTTAGGTTTTGGATTTAGATGTGGCTTCTTAGGAATGCTTCATATGGAGATTATCCAAGAAAGACTTGAAAGAGAATATGATTTAGACCTTATAACATCTGCACCTACAGTCGTTTATAAAGCTGTTAAGAAAGATGGTGAAGTTATCCAAGTTGATAATCCATCAAAGCTCCCTGATCCTGGTTCAATTGATGAAATTCAAGAGCCTATTGTTAGAGCAAATATACTTGTGCCTAAAGATCAAGTAGGAAGCGTTATAACTCTTTGTATAGAGAAAAGAGGTATACAAGTTGATATGAATTATGTAGGTAGCCAAGTATCTATTACTTATGACCTCCCTATGATTGAAGTAGTTTCAGACTTTTTTGATACTTTAAAGTCTGTAACAAAAGGTTATGGCTCTTTAGATTATGAATTACATCGTTATGAACCGGCAAACATGGTGAGGCTAGATGTACTTATTAATGGAGATAAGGTTGATGCTTTGGCTAGTATTGTTCATAAAGATCAAGCTAAATATAAAGGTAGAGAATTAGTAGAGAGGCTTAAAGAGCTAATCCCAAGGCAAATGTTTGAAGTTGCTATACAAGCTGCCATCGGAGGCACAGTTGTCGCAAGAAGTACTGTAAAAGCGCTTAGAAAAAACGTACTTGCAAAATGCTATGGTGGAGATGTTTCTCGTAAAAGAAAACTTTTAGAGAAGCAAAAAGCAGGTAAAAAGAGAATGAAAAATATTGGTTCAGTAGAAATTCCTCAAGAGGCTTTCTTATCTGTACTAAAAAAATAA